The Plectropomus leopardus isolate mb chromosome 7, YSFRI_Pleo_2.0, whole genome shotgun sequence genome window below encodes:
- the rasip1 gene encoding ras-interacting protein 1, giving the protein MEGSGSPRFRKLHFPVGLWINSPRKHFAKLGGRWPSAISVKSTTSSDAASLHEAPSAPSSSLSNSTPSLASPTPSPSPSPAFLRPRPAGPQSRTKRLSHLFLRGRSNSDRDRAVGEREREVWAHSATPSSHHYLPPASSSAPGLIKIYGDALSSGANYRSLLANIHSTARQLIAQVITRYTEREREETDDAVLQKHSPEDFLLCDVIGKPIQQPDGAIKWETECRRSVAPWECPLLLVDMWRPKDGFERRFEIQRKEDYEREEREREKDREREGENYQGVRWRRSRMSSGGGPEESERGHRGRNSELRRSISDMNLSLRRRQGNHVSNDPRGNSNRPNNNGGLQDRKNIVSMINPQPGEIRASKAEAKVGWTNQPAEDEKDYSSCDLEVMSQSLILPPTDRPYFLLLQGYDQSKDFVLYIMTGHTHVFGRKPTVREREKDRERERKGKRPLKVDTFLSAPDLLARHLLVRRDSAVPDTSARQALMRPFRGGAVTHNGVALYRETVLKPGDVIGLGNHFLFLYRDPRVTPAPPLALTLPWQADTNITCCPSGLVDRQEALRQYLGSTEAVLKFHPRHADALLQEIISKNSSPDSGGGPLAPAYLLSIMIDHASKHLDPALTPQILLKSANLIKEIVWDNIKEFGDKHPTQNSTEQEGEISTPNVQKLSSDLRPLMFWMSNATELLNFFQVKVETMEKEWEFEAPGDPVLTADMDTCSEALAQLDDVIMHTFQQCVYHLTKTLYSLLPALLDTNPFSSEEKEKEKDGARCAEGEEKGGEEGEVDDVPALPPKVAGLVEVYRCSLMLSREACLSPPLTSQTFGYLFFFTNTSLLNTLLERDGLFSWSRAVQIRTNLDLVLDWLQGAGLGDIASEFLKKLSVTVNFLCIPKTRLIQSSWTSLQEDHVLLSPSQLHHLLTHYKLGPTRAPPASWAPLPGTELSGDIFESFLDHPPLILPNETPRLDLSQPIPSPELQKEVTRLRTFLWGLDQDELPANQRTRL; this is encoded by the exons ATGGAGGGGTCGGGCAGTCCTCGCTTCAGAAAGCTCCATTTCCCAGTGGGTCTGTGGATCAACTCACCAAGGAAACACTTTGCAAAGCTTGGGGGTCGCTGGCCCAGCGCTATCTCTGTCAA GTCGACCACCAGCTCTGACGCAGCCTCCCTCCACGAGGCCCCCTCCGCTCCTTCCTCTTCCCTTTCTAACTCCACCCCCTCGCTGGCTTCCCCTACCCCATCCCCATCTCCTTCCCCGGCCTTCCTTAGGCCGCGGCCAGCTGGGCCCCAGTCCCGCACAAAGCGCCTTTCCCATCTCTTCCTGCGAGGGCGCTCTAACAGCGATCGGGACCGAGCGgttggagagagggagagagaggtttGGGCTCATTCAGCTACCCCCTCCTCCCACCACTACCTGCCCCCTGCCTCTTCCTCTGCCCCGGGCCTGATCAAAATCTACGGGGATGCCCTCTCCAGTGGGGCCAACTATCGCTCCCTGCTGGCAAACATTCACTCCACAGCCAGACAGCTCATCGCTCAGGTCATCACTCGGTACactgagagggagagggaggagacagaTGACGCAG TTCTCCAGAAACACAGCCCAGAGGACTTCCTGTTGTGTGATGTCATTGGAAAGCCCATCCAGCAGCCAGATGGAGCTATCAAGTGGGAGACAGAGTGCCGGAGAAGCGTTGCCCCATGGGAATGTCCTTTGTTGTTAGTGGACATGTGGCGGCCTAAGGACGGATTCGAGCGGCGCTTTGAAATCCAAAGAAAGGAAGACtatgagagagaagagagggagagggagaaggacCGTGAGCGGGAGGGAGAGAACTATCAAG GTGTACGCTGGCGGCGGAGCAGGATGTCATCAGGTGGCGGACCAGAGGAGAGCGAGCGTGGTCATCGTGGAAGAAACTCAGAGCTCAGGAGGAGCATCAGTGACATGAACCTGAGTCTACGGCGTCGCCAAGGGAACCACGTCAGCAATGATCCACGTGGCAACAGTAACCGACCCAACAACAACGGAGGATTGCAGGACAGGAAGAACATTGTGAGCATGATCAACCCGCAGCCAGGAGAG ATCAGAGCTTCAAAAGCTGAGGCAAAGGTCGGCTGGACGAACCAGCCAGCGGAGGACGAGAAGGATTACTCCAGCTGTGACCTGGAAGTGATGTCACAAAGTCTGATCCTTCCACCAACAGACCGACCCTACTTCCTGTTACTGCAGGGTTATGATCAGAGCAAG gattttgttttgtacatCATGACGGGACATACGCATGTTTTTGGAAGGAAGCCcacagtgagggagagagagaaggatagagagagggagaggaaggggaAGAGGCCTCTGAAGGTGGACACGTTTCTCTCTGCTCCTGACCTCTTGGCCAGACACTTATTGGTCAGGAGAGACTCAGCTGTTCCCGACACGTCCGCCAGACAAG CTCTAATGCGGCCTTTCAGAGGTGGCGCAGTCACACACAACGGAGTTGCCCTTTACAGAGAGACGGTCCTCAAGCCTGGGGATGTGATTGGTCTAGGCAATCACTTCCTTTTCCTGTACCGTGACCCCCGTGTGACCCCAGCTCCACCGCTGGCATTGACCCTGCCGTGGCAGGCTGACACCAACATCACCTGCTGCCCCTCGGGGTTGGTGGACAGACAGGAAGCTCTGAGGCAGTACCTGGGATCAACGGAGGCAGTTCTGAAGTTTCATCCCCGTCACGCAGATGCTCTGTTACAG GAGATAATTTCCAAAAATTCCTCCCCAGACTCCGGAGGTGGGCCTTTAGCTCCTGCTTATCTCCTGTCAATTATGATAGATCATGCCTCCAAACACCTGGACCCTGCTCTCACACCACAGATATTACTCAAGTCAGCCAATCTAATCAAAGAAATTGTCTGG GATAACATTAAGGAATTTGGGGATAAGCATCCCACGCAAAA CTCCACAGAGCAGGAAGGTGAGATAAGCACGCCGAATGTCCAGAAGCTGTCGTCTGACCTTCGACCTCTCATGTTCTGGATGTCAAACGCCACAGAGCTCCTAAACTTCTTCCAGGTCAAAGTTGAAACCATGGAGAAAGAGTGGGAGTTTGAAG CCCCTGGGGACCCAGTTTTGACAGCCGACATGGACACCTGCTCTGAAGCTCTGGCGCAGCTGGATGATGTCATTATGCACACCTTCCAACAATGCGTGTATCACCTCACCAAG ACCCTGTACTCACTCCTCCCAGCTCTCCTGGACACCAACCCATTCTCCAgcgaggagaaggagaaggagaaggatgGAGCTCGGtgtgcagagggagaggagaaaggaggagaggaaggagaggtgGATGACGTGCCTGCCTTACCTCCCAAAGTTGCTGGGCTAGTGGAAGTGTATCGCTGTTCTCTGATGTTGTCGCGGGAGGCATGTCTGTCCCCGCCACTCACCTCCCAAACCTTTGGCTACCTCTTCTTCTTCACCAACACCTCCCTGCTCAACACTTTGCTGGAGAGAG ATGGATTGTTTTCATGGTCTAGAGCGGTCCAGATCCGCACAAACTTGGACCTGGTCCTGGACTGGCTACAGGGAGCTGGTTTAGGAGACATAGCCTCTGAATTTCTGAAGAAACTGTCTGTCACCGTCAACTTCCTGTGTATCCCCAAGACTCGACTTATCCAG TCATCCTGGACCAGTCTACAGGAggaccatgtcttgttaagtccTTCCCAGTTGCACCACCTGCTCACCCATTATAAGCTGGGTCCAACCAGAGCCCCACCAGCATCCTGGGCCCCTCTACCAGGCACAGAGCTGAGCGGAG ACATCTTTGAGAGCTTTCTGGACCATCCTCCTCTCATCCTGCCAAATGAGACTCCACGCCTCGACCTCTCCCAGCCAATCCCAAGCCCTGAGCTCCAAAAGGAAGTGACCCGTCTCCGCACCTTCTTGTGGGGACTCGACCAGGACGAACTCCCCGCCAATCAGAGGACTCGCCTTTGA